In Chryseobacterium oranimense, a single window of DNA contains:
- a CDS encoding helix-turn-helix transcriptional regulator, whose translation MKYIFTFLICLLWSFYYSQNVISTKKIDSLFTVYNTPDFILQNKDLIPFYTELYIQSKEIQYSKGQINALLKTSILRLRSQKDYDKVITDATEAEKLAYQSNDYSGISGAKALRGTAYLHSGLSKLAKQDINEALKISDNIEGAERRHLTKINIYTSYANYYEGQYDLAKNRNNLDSCKYFLKKMYSEATKIQDETIRLKWILNSIKSLSGINLTLENYKEAEYYLNLQEKYIRNSDDKFNLATYHKLKAEFEFMNTNNNPHYLQDSYNHFKKAEYYAKEINNAMLLELIYPEMANVFAQMKDTKNEIKYLEKSAVIKDSLHETKQKYLDKIDPVLKTEPLVNNKISPKKNNILYIVLSGLFIITSFVLVTWFWHKRKKIIKRNENHSLDKNGNQLVKENLVKTEIIPVADFIELASKNDDGSFLLKFEEYFPDFIKKLHEVNPTLKPAEVELCALMKLNIDTKKISAIHNISVRAVESKKYRLRKKFNIAPEEDMHIWINHL comes from the coding sequence ATGAAATATATTTTTACTTTTTTAATCTGTTTATTATGGAGTTTCTATTACTCACAAAATGTCATTTCAACTAAAAAAATAGACAGTTTATTTACTGTTTATAATACCCCGGATTTTATACTTCAAAATAAAGATTTAATACCTTTTTATACAGAGTTATACATCCAGTCCAAAGAAATTCAATATTCCAAAGGGCAAATTAATGCTTTGCTGAAAACTTCCATATTGCGATTACGCAGCCAAAAAGATTATGACAAGGTGATTACAGATGCCACAGAAGCTGAAAAACTTGCTTATCAAAGTAATGACTATTCAGGGATTTCCGGGGCCAAAGCACTTAGAGGAACAGCTTATCTTCATTCAGGGTTAAGTAAACTTGCGAAACAGGACATCAATGAAGCTCTGAAAATAAGTGACAATATTGAAGGTGCAGAAAGGAGGCATTTGACAAAAATAAATATTTACACCAGTTATGCGAATTATTATGAAGGTCAATATGATCTGGCAAAAAACAGGAACAATCTGGATTCCTGTAAATATTTTCTTAAAAAAATGTATTCAGAAGCTACAAAGATTCAGGATGAAACGATACGGCTAAAATGGATTCTTAATTCGATAAAATCACTTTCAGGAATTAATTTAACCCTTGAAAATTATAAGGAAGCGGAATACTATCTGAATCTGCAGGAAAAATATATCCGTAACTCTGACGACAAGTTTAATTTGGCCACGTATCATAAATTGAAAGCTGAATTTGAGTTTATGAATACTAATAATAATCCGCATTATTTGCAAGATTCTTATAACCATTTCAAAAAGGCAGAATATTATGCTAAAGAGATTAATAATGCTATGCTTTTAGAATTGATTTATCCGGAAATGGCTAATGTTTTTGCTCAAATGAAGGATACTAAGAATGAGATAAAATATTTAGAAAAGTCAGCTGTAATTAAAGACAGCCTCCATGAAACGAAACAAAAATATTTGGATAAAATAGACCCTGTATTGAAAACAGAACCGCTGGTAAACAATAAAATATCTCCGAAAAAGAATAATATTCTGTATATAGTTTTATCCGGCTTATTCATAATAACGTCTTTCGTTTTAGTAACCTGGTTCTGGCATAAAAGAAAAAAGATAATTAAAAGGAATGAAAATCATTCTTTGGACAAGAATGGGAATCAATTAGTCAAAGAGAATTTAGTAAAAACGGAAATTATTCCGGTAGCTGATTTTATAGAGCTGGCTTCTAAGAACGACGACGGCTCATTTTTATTAAAATTTGAAGAATACTTTCCTGATTTCATTAAAAAGCTGCATGAAGTAAATCCCACATTGAAACCTGCTGAGGTAGAGCTTTGTGCGCTGATGAAACTGAATATAGATACTAAGAAAATTTCCGCAATTCATAATATTTCTGTGAGGGCTGTAGAAAGTAAAAAATATAGGCTAAGGAAAAAATTCAACATTGCTCCTGAAGAAGATATGCACATCTGGATCAATCATTTATAG
- a CDS encoding PKD domain-containing protein yields MKQFISILILIISTQIIKAQVMGDYKSVATGNWTTLSTWNYYNGTAWVAATSYPGQNTSPVASNVTISSGNTVNVPANLTLVNLAKITINGGVLSITNNNVTLALPANTKISIINGGSISVGTPCSSNKVIQIGTVQYASCSGGSGMYASFAELNTGGGSLTSVPTVSPNFILSGQSVVLSGNYSGFSATVPSYSWAGTGPGGYTFNSTTKNPGSITLTTSGLYIYRLTVTSSNNGVTVSDFVDITVFVDLDSDGDLVGNSSDLDDDNDGISDTNEQTCLSPISIGVDPNPVASENYGGTTATYTEVSGSVSMYSYGGYNGFDPSGFPSKLRIDYSKNLINYAFRVSDLDNQEKIRVYVYDKNGSLIPDISSYITYKGSNVKTTTGAGYSLLIEGINGTGGTNNSFDPANYIDFKILPEVSRIDYDFYARSSISSPEYYFLGGCVVKDTDNDGISDYLDLDSDNDGCLDALEGGANLATSNLVTAGGTVTVGTGSTASNQNLGNTVDANGVPTVASGGQSIGTSENPGIKAAVCLYCYKPATTAGSALPTNYGITALGRAGTGNGNWPMVRNGAWTALEAKTKGFVINRISTTAAVNAIPNPVEGMMVYDAEADCLKINTNGTSTGWKCFNTQTCP; encoded by the coding sequence ATGAAACAATTTATTTCTATTCTGATTTTAATTATTTCTACACAAATAATTAAAGCACAAGTCATGGGAGATTATAAATCTGTTGCTACAGGTAACTGGACTACACTCTCCACTTGGAATTATTACAATGGCACAGCTTGGGTTGCTGCCACTTCATATCCCGGACAAAATACCTCGCCGGTAGCCAGTAATGTTACCATAAGTTCCGGAAATACAGTGAATGTACCAGCTAATCTTACTCTTGTAAATCTGGCCAAAATCACCATTAATGGAGGAGTCTTGTCTATCACTAATAATAATGTAACTCTGGCTCTTCCTGCCAATACAAAAATAAGTATTATTAATGGCGGGAGTATTTCAGTGGGTACACCTTGTAGCTCAAATAAAGTAATTCAAATAGGAACTGTACAATATGCCTCTTGTTCGGGAGGTAGTGGTATGTATGCTTCTTTTGCAGAACTCAATACTGGCGGAGGGAGTCTCACTTCTGTTCCAACGGTGAGTCCGAATTTTATTTTATCCGGACAATCTGTTGTTTTGTCTGGGAATTATTCCGGATTCTCTGCAACTGTTCCTTCCTATAGTTGGGCCGGAACAGGACCAGGAGGCTATACTTTTAATTCTACCACTAAAAATCCCGGAAGTATCACTCTTACTACATCAGGATTATATATCTATAGATTGACGGTTACCAGCAGTAATAATGGTGTTACAGTTTCAGATTTTGTAGATATTACTGTCTTTGTGGATTTGGATTCTGATGGAGACCTGGTAGGAAACTCATCTGATTTAGATGATGATAATGACGGGATATCAGATACCAATGAACAGACCTGTTTGTCTCCTATTTCAATAGGCGTTGATCCTAATCCTGTTGCATCTGAAAACTACGGAGGAACTACAGCTACTTATACCGAAGTATCAGGGTCAGTAAGTATGTACAGCTATGGAGGATATAATGGCTTTGACCCTTCAGGTTTTCCTTCGAAATTACGAATAGATTACTCGAAAAATCTAATAAATTATGCATTCAGAGTTTCTGATCTGGATAATCAGGAAAAAATAAGAGTGTATGTATATGACAAAAATGGCAGTTTAATACCTGATATATCATCCTATATTACCTATAAAGGATCCAATGTTAAAACAACTACAGGAGCCGGCTATAGCTTATTAATAGAAGGGATAAATGGTACCGGAGGGACTAACAATTCATTTGATCCTGCAAATTATATAGATTTTAAGATTCTGCCGGAAGTTTCCAGAATAGATTATGATTTCTATGCAAGAAGCTCAATCAGCTCCCCGGAATATTACTTTTTAGGAGGATGTGTTGTGAAAGACACAGATAATGACGGAATTTCTGATTATTTAGATCTGGATTCCGATAACGACGGTTGTTTAGATGCTTTAGAAGGAGGAGCTAATTTAGCCACTTCAAATCTTGTAACAGCAGGAGGAACGGTAACCGTGGGAACCGGATCTACGGCTTCCAATCAAAATTTAGGCAACACAGTAGATGCCAATGGAGTTCCAACTGTAGCAAGCGGAGGTCAAAGTATAGGAACTTCTGAAAATCCAGGTATAAAAGCTGCGGTTTGCTTGTACTGCTACAAACCTGCTACAACAGCAGGATCCGCTTTGCCAACCAACTATGGAATCACAGCATTAGGAAGAGCAGGAACAGGTAATGGAAACTGGCCAATGGTAAGAAATGGAGCCTGGACTGCATTGGAAGCAAAAACCAAAGGTTTTGTTATTAACAGAATTTCTACAACAGCAGCGGTAAATGCTATTCCAAATCCGGTAGAAGGGATGATGGTTTATGATGCAGAAGCCGACTGTCTGAAGATCAATACAAATGGAACCTCAACCGGATGGAAATGCTTTAATACTCAAACCTGTCCGTAA
- a CDS encoding T9SS-dependent choice-of-anchor J family protein produces MKLSLFSLLFLSVFNQNNAQTVLLNEDFESYPNFTTTNFGQWGLLDLDQLNTTTTIGGDPAPPINWAATWPNAGAKMAYQIFNFSQSNATNDFTGATGDIRNFNPRSGQKYAACWAGKMVQSFQGNNDWLITPSVALGSTGNQISMYLKTLSSSYGDEKFQIGVYTGTGNPTTSADFTIINALPYQQVTQNLNIDNNWRNFVYNLDAYSGQTIRIGIHCITEEASALLVDDVKITTAGSTLSASESPLINKVIVYPNPIKDVLSIAADKMIHHVQIYSTEGKLLKVSYSKTIHTNEFVPGNYFLKIFLTDGKQIIKQILKN; encoded by the coding sequence ATGAAACTAAGTTTATTTTCTCTACTCTTTTTATCGGTCTTTAATCAAAATAATGCACAAACTGTATTATTAAATGAAGACTTTGAGAGTTATCCCAATTTTACTACAACTAATTTCGGACAATGGGGGCTTCTGGATTTAGATCAGCTGAATACTACAACGACCATTGGAGGCGATCCGGCTCCGCCCATAAACTGGGCCGCAACCTGGCCCAACGCCGGAGCAAAAATGGCGTATCAGATTTTTAATTTTTCTCAATCCAATGCAACAAATGATTTTACGGGGGCGACAGGTGATATCCGAAATTTCAATCCAAGAAGTGGACAAAAATATGCTGCCTGCTGGGCGGGGAAGATGGTACAGTCTTTTCAGGGAAATAATGATTGGCTTATAACTCCTTCTGTTGCTTTGGGATCTACAGGAAATCAGATTTCAATGTACCTTAAAACTCTTTCTAGCTCTTATGGGGATGAAAAATTTCAAATTGGAGTGTATACAGGTACTGGAAATCCTACTACAAGTGCAGATTTTACAATTATTAATGCTCTTCCTTACCAACAAGTTACTCAAAATCTCAATATCGATAATAATTGGCGGAATTTTGTGTATAATTTGGATGCTTATTCAGGCCAGACGATTAGAATAGGTATTCATTGTATTACAGAGGAGGCTTCGGCTTTGTTGGTTGATGATGTAAAAATTACAACTGCAGGATCTACTTTAAGCGCTTCTGAGAGTCCATTAATCAATAAAGTCATTGTTTATCCCAATCCGATAAAAGATGTTCTATCTATTGCAGCTGATAAAATGATACATCATGTTCAGATTTATAGTACAGAAGGCAAACTGTTAAAAGTATCCTACTCTAAAACAATCCATACTAATGAATTTGTACCGGGAAATTATTTTTTGAAAATTTTTCTTACAGATGGTAAACAAATTATAAAACAGATACTAAAAAATTAA
- a CDS encoding thrombospondin type 3 repeat-containing protein — MKKNFFLLLIPLLMVFSIHVNAQCAAAGSVTTSISTTSNSCGGNGTITATFSSASNTTIQLLKGGTILQSVIAPTSPHTFTNLQPGTDYQVKIVCTIDNSIVYSNNANITVADNYVPITNADISISNVCTNFTPGGTITVNGVTGGTAPYQYSVILNNNSGYDDSLSSYSTSPSKNVSAFGTYQIRIKDACGSFRTFTRTISPNQDPVRFYWRSKEICGSNQVQGSFWFATNQLTGGNVDESELLPTGIKLTIRADNAAGAILFNGVYTGTPFTYTPSASHAYYITATNACGASVTYTHSLLDPANNPEFLNFLPTTSTNGCGASEKETLSINFGAQYYWKFPVSIVVKNSAGTTVSTTSNSSGTIWTLPGLPLDTYTITVSDSCSPTNSVTKTIANPTAAGAPVLSLDSTPKWRCEGGAMVLSQTGTVQAVVAISGYFPDSNNAVVTITAGPSSVGVNAVRIDGQYWGWPNLKVGTYTVSYTSCGVPHTGTFTISSTTDVLDQSLSSTAISTCNSGGSITSTRVYDGAYPYSVELLNSAGTVIDSNVTGNFNNLPVGTYTTRLSIRPCSLPASYYYIPGSTVVISSQASGASISSAVGVICEDASGNPLSTGSAYIDIIGVAPYTIKYRVQGSGSPYTTINTSSPSIQINNLIANTTYEVNLLDSCGTNSATTIQIKTMGNLSASNTSQPCVGSPYTLSMPYYAGAAYQWTDSLGNVLSNTRTYTFANYIASNDGTYTCRITWSTCVTRYVNLTLNSTLCGSPIGVCGSIDSDGDGVFNGCDLDNDNDGILDTDECGSVEKVANGTFGTNGTSGTLSNWTVSGNWGISSSNASVDPRAELFNDTAGTSTLSQTISGLEPGKIYTLNFSVGANTNLTTRTATLSVLINGNSMYSQSAAQIVADAGGSWTLVNKSISFVAPANGIINLVIEDVVSSGAGAAANDVQIDNVSLIVCQRDTDSDGILDYLDLDSDNDGCLDAIEGGAAITSSQLVTATGTVSVGVGSTASNQNLGNTVNANGVPTIVSGGQTVGDSANAAVNSCFCYKPATTTGSSLPTNYGITALGRAGTGSGNWPMVRNGAWTALEAKTKGFVINRIPTTAAVNAIPNPVEGMMVYDAEADCLKINTNGTSTGWKCFNTQTCP, encoded by the coding sequence ATGAAAAAAAACTTTTTTCTTCTGCTGATACCTTTACTTATGGTATTTAGCATCCATGTAAATGCACAATGTGCAGCTGCCGGAAGTGTCACTACCAGCATTTCAACAACATCTAATAGTTGTGGCGGAAATGGTACTATTACAGCGACTTTTAGCAGTGCTTCAAATACCACAATCCAGCTGCTGAAAGGGGGAACAATATTACAATCTGTCATTGCTCCTACAAGTCCGCATACATTTACAAATTTACAGCCCGGAACAGATTATCAGGTAAAAATAGTATGTACCATTGATAACAGTATTGTATATTCTAATAATGCAAATATTACGGTTGCTGATAATTATGTGCCTATTACTAATGCCGATATTTCTATTTCGAATGTCTGTACTAATTTTACACCAGGAGGTACAATTACGGTAAACGGTGTTACGGGAGGAACCGCTCCTTATCAATATTCAGTAATTTTAAATAATAATTCAGGTTATGATGATTCATTAAGTTCTTATTCTACCAGTCCTTCTAAAAATGTTTCTGCATTTGGTACCTATCAAATCCGTATTAAAGATGCTTGTGGAAGTTTCAGGACATTTACAAGAACAATTTCACCCAATCAGGATCCTGTCCGATTTTATTGGCGATCAAAAGAAATATGCGGTTCCAATCAGGTTCAGGGTTCTTTCTGGTTTGCTACCAATCAGCTTACCGGCGGAAATGTGGATGAATCTGAATTGTTACCAACAGGTATTAAACTGACGATAAGAGCTGATAATGCTGCGGGTGCCATACTTTTTAACGGTGTTTATACAGGAACTCCTTTTACCTATACACCAAGTGCTTCCCATGCGTACTATATTACGGCAACCAATGCTTGTGGTGCTTCTGTAACGTATACTCACAGCCTTCTTGATCCTGCAAATAACCCGGAGTTTTTAAATTTTCTTCCAACAACATCCACAAACGGTTGTGGAGCAAGTGAAAAAGAAACATTATCAATTAATTTCGGAGCGCAATATTATTGGAAATTCCCGGTGTCAATAGTTGTGAAAAATTCTGCAGGTACAACAGTTAGTACCACGTCAAACAGTAGCGGAACTATTTGGACATTACCTGGCCTTCCCCTTGATACTTATACTATTACCGTTTCGGATTCTTGTTCGCCAACAAACTCGGTGACAAAAACTATAGCTAACCCGACAGCAGCAGGAGCACCTGTATTGTCTTTAGATTCGACCCCGAAATGGAGATGCGAAGGAGGAGCAATGGTGCTGTCGCAAACGGGAACAGTTCAAGCTGTTGTAGCAATTTCCGGATATTTCCCGGATAGTAACAACGCAGTGGTAACGATTACAGCGGGACCATCGAGTGTTGGTGTAAATGCTGTTCGTATTGATGGGCAATATTGGGGTTGGCCCAACTTAAAAGTAGGAACCTACACTGTTTCGTATACCAGTTGCGGAGTGCCTCATACAGGAACTTTTACCATAAGCAGCACTACAGATGTTTTAGATCAAAGTCTTAGCTCTACTGCTATTTCTACTTGTAATAGTGGCGGAAGTATTACCTCTACTCGTGTTTACGACGGTGCTTATCCTTATTCTGTTGAATTATTGAATAGTGCAGGAACAGTAATAGATTCAAATGTTACAGGTAACTTTAATAATTTACCGGTTGGAACTTATACTACCAGATTATCTATACGTCCTTGCAGTTTACCTGCATCGTATTATTATATTCCGGGTAGCACTGTTGTTATAAGCAGTCAGGCAAGTGGTGCTTCTATAAGTTCCGCAGTAGGGGTTATTTGTGAGGATGCCTCTGGTAATCCACTTTCTACGGGATCTGCTTATATTGATATTATTGGAGTAGCTCCGTATACAATAAAATACAGGGTTCAGGGTTCAGGTTCTCCATATACCACAATTAATACTTCAAGTCCAAGCATACAGATTAATAACTTAATTGCCAATACTACTTATGAAGTGAATTTATTAGACTCTTGTGGTACTAATTCTGCAACAACTATCCAAATAAAAACGATGGGTAACTTGTCAGCCAGTAATACAAGCCAACCTTGTGTCGGCTCTCCATATACATTGTCGATGCCTTATTATGCAGGAGCAGCTTATCAATGGACAGATTCATTAGGAAATGTTCTTTCCAATACCCGTACTTATACATTTGCCAATTACATAGCATCTAACGATGGAACATACACTTGCAGAATCACATGGAGTACTTGTGTAACCAGATATGTAAATCTCACATTAAATAGTACACTTTGTGGATCGCCGATCGGTGTTTGTGGATCTATAGATAGCGATGGTGATGGTGTTTTTAATGGTTGCGATTTAGATAATGACAATGACGGGATTCTGGATACTGACGAATGTGGCAGTGTAGAAAAAGTAGCAAATGGAACTTTTGGAACTAATGGAACCTCAGGTACTTTATCCAATTGGACGGTTTCTGGTAATTGGGGAATTAGTAGTAGCAATGCTTCTGTGGATCCTCGTGCAGAATTATTTAATGATACAGCTGGAACTTCCACATTATCCCAGACTATTTCCGGATTAGAGCCTGGTAAAATTTATACTTTAAATTTTTCTGTTGGTGCTAATACAAATTTAACCACGAGAACAGCAACATTATCTGTATTAATTAATGGAAACTCGATGTATTCTCAATCTGCGGCACAAATTGTTGCAGATGCAGGAGGTTCTTGGACATTAGTAAATAAATCAATCAGTTTTGTTGCACCAGCAAATGGAATTATAAATCTTGTTATTGAAGATGTTGTTTCTTCTGGCGCAGGTGCTGCAGCGAATGATGTGCAGATTGATAATGTAAGTCTTATTGTTTGCCAAAGAGATACCGACAGTGATGGTATTTTAGATTATTTAGATCTGGATTCCGATAACGATGGTTGTTTAGACGCTATAGAAGGTGGGGCAGCCATTACATCATCACAACTTGTAACAGCAACGGGAACAGTATCAGTAGGAGTAGGGTCTACTGCGAGTAATCAAAATTTAGGTAATACAGTAAACGCCAACGGAGTTCCTACCATTGTAAGTGGTGGACAAACTGTAGGAGATTCTGCAAACGCAGCTGTTAATTCATGTTTCTGCTACAAACCTGCTACAACAACAGGATCATCCTTGCCTACCAATTATGGAATCACAGCATTGGGAAGAGCAGGAACAGGCAGCGGAAACTGGCCAATGGTAAGAAACGGAGCCTGGACCGCATTGGAAGCAAAAACCAAAGGTTTTGTTATTAACAGAATTCCTACAACAGCAGCGGTAAATGCAATTCCAAATCCTGTAGAAGGGATGATGGTTTATGATGCAGAAGCTGACTGTCTGAAGATCAATACAAATGGAACATCAACCGGATGGAAATGTTTTAATACTCAGACCTGTCCTTAA
- a CDS encoding HopJ type III effector protein codes for MLPEQLKNNPETIQFKEVISYIDEHYDFTPTLFKNGDTVNEAGQNNGSCKVFSFAKLQGLSKEQTLPLFGEFYREDVLKNPDGTDHQNIRNFMKYGWEGISFEGEALKQK; via the coding sequence ATGTTACCAGAACAATTAAAAAACAATCCGGAAACCATTCAATTTAAAGAGGTTATCAGTTATATTGATGAACATTATGATTTTACTCCAACCTTATTTAAAAATGGAGATACAGTAAATGAAGCAGGTCAGAACAATGGTTCATGCAAAGTATTCAGTTTTGCAAAACTTCAGGGATTGTCAAAAGAGCAGACTCTTCCTCTTTTCGGTGAATTTTACAGGGAAGATGTTTTAAAAAATCCTGACGGAACGGATCACCAGAACATCAGAAACTTCATGAAATATGGATGGGAAGGGATTTCTTTTGAAGGAGAAGCCTTGAAACAGAAGTAA
- a CDS encoding YafY family protein, with translation MSSNKNALIRYKTLDKCLKNKYRKYTLDDLIDACSDALFEFEGKESYVSRRTVQLDLQNMRSEKFGYEAPIEVYERKYYRYSDPEYSIHNISVNESDLKAMNNAVQILKQFKDFSMFKEMNGVIQKLEDSIHSTGQKSIIHLDKNEQLKGLEHIDILYDSISNKKVLNILYRSFTARESSSYTVHPQLLKEFNNRWFLICLHKGKMYNLALDRMEKIDLKEDTEYIDKDLDGDEYFKDIVGVTVSETLAPRNVIFFVDSSNAPYVKTKPLHRSQEIVSENEEGTVFKIRVQINFELERLLLGFGECLIVHQPQKLRLKLQDKFKAGYRNYENLIVPGEN, from the coding sequence ATGTCATCCAATAAAAATGCCCTGATCCGTTACAAAACATTAGACAAATGCCTTAAAAACAAATACCGGAAGTATACGCTGGACGATCTTATCGATGCCTGCTCGGATGCCCTTTTTGAATTTGAAGGAAAGGAATCCTATGTAAGCAGACGGACCGTGCAGCTCGATCTGCAGAATATGCGCAGCGAAAAATTCGGGTATGAAGCCCCTATTGAAGTATACGAAAGAAAATACTACCGCTACAGTGACCCTGAATACAGCATTCATAATATTTCTGTGAACGAAAGCGACCTGAAAGCAATGAATAACGCAGTTCAGATCCTTAAGCAGTTTAAAGATTTCTCTATGTTTAAAGAGATGAACGGGGTTATTCAGAAGCTGGAAGACTCCATCCATTCCACAGGGCAGAAATCCATTATTCACCTGGATAAAAATGAGCAGCTAAAGGGGCTTGAACATATTGATATCCTGTATGACAGCATTTCCAACAAAAAGGTCCTGAATATTCTGTACCGCAGTTTTACAGCCAGAGAATCCAGCAGCTACACCGTTCATCCGCAGCTTCTGAAGGAATTCAATAACAGATGGTTCCTGATCTGTCTGCATAAAGGCAAAATGTATAATCTGGCCCTGGACAGAATGGAAAAGATTGATCTGAAGGAAGATACCGAGTATATCGATAAAGACCTTGATGGGGATGAATACTTTAAAGATATTGTAGGCGTCACCGTTTCTGAAACTCTGGCTCCCAGAAACGTTATTTTCTTTGTAGATTCATCCAATGCGCCTTATGTAAAAACCAAACCGCTCCACAGAAGCCAGGAAATTGTAAGCGAAAATGAGGAAGGAACGGTATTTAAGATCCGTGTACAAATCAATTTTGAGCTGGAAAGGCTCCTGCTTGGCTTTGGAGAATGCCTGATTGTTCATCAGCCTCAAAAACTAAGACTGAAACTTCAGGATAAATTTAAAGCCGGATACAGAAATTACGAAAATTTAATCGTTCCGGGTGAAAACTGA
- the cobC gene encoding alpha-ribazole phosphatase, with product MEIHLIRHTAVENPENLCYGFSDIPLRNMYIEDFKTLHLEEHFDLVISSPSQRCTLLADYFKLDYKSDDRIREMNFGDWEMKKWTNIPDQEISPWYSDFIHIKASGGENLLEMQARVLSFWNELTAKNQADKVLIITHGGVIRLILQSILEFPLENIFKIQIDYGKKVIIQYNQGHFSVKNLNV from the coding sequence ATGGAAATTCATCTGATCCGTCATACTGCTGTAGAAAATCCGGAAAATCTGTGTTATGGTTTTTCAGATATACCCTTAAGGAATATGTATATTGAAGATTTTAAAACACTTCATCTTGAAGAGCATTTTGATCTTGTCATATCAAGTCCGTCCCAAAGATGTACTCTTTTGGCTGATTATTTTAAACTGGATTATAAGAGTGATGACAGAATCAGGGAAATGAATTTCGGAGACTGGGAAATGAAAAAGTGGACGAATATTCCTGATCAAGAAATCAGTCCGTGGTACAGTGATTTTATCCATATCAAAGCTTCCGGGGGTGAAAATCTTTTGGAAATGCAAGCCCGTGTATTGAGCTTCTGGAATGAACTGACGGCAAAAAATCAGGCCGATAAAGTACTGATCATTACCCATGGAGGGGTTATCAGGCTCATTCTGCAATCTATTCTTGAGTTTCCTCTGGAAAATATATTCAAAATACAGATCGATTACGGAAAGAAAGTAATTATTCAATATAATCAAGGACATTTCTCAGTGAAAAATCTGAACGTATAG
- a CDS encoding adenosylcobinamide-GDP ribazoletransferase, with translation MKAIKNELVYFATALMFFTRIPVPFKVPYSSEIMNRSQKYFAWIGLLVGLVNAGVLYISYHLFNLDIAIILMMISSVLLTGAFHEDGFTDVCDSFGGGYGKEKILTIMKDSRVGAYGAVGIILLFALKFFSIQALANINLLNTLGVVILAHAASRFISGTMIYTHQYVTDIDVSKSKPLANKPLDKTALFISFISVAVSFLLIPDWRLIFAFVLAYSGKICMGWYFKKHIGGYTGDCLGSVQQVSEVLFYLGTIIVWKFI, from the coding sequence ATGAAAGCTATAAAAAACGAACTCGTTTACTTTGCAACCGCACTAATGTTTTTCACACGGATTCCGGTACCCTTTAAGGTCCCGTATTCCAGTGAGATCATGAACAGATCACAGAAGTATTTTGCATGGATAGGTTTGCTGGTAGGGCTTGTAAATGCCGGCGTTCTGTATATTTCCTATCATCTGTTCAACCTGGATATTGCTATTATCCTGATGATGATTTCCAGTGTTTTACTCACCGGTGCTTTCCACGAAGACGGCTTTACGGATGTCTGCGACAGTTTCGGAGGCGGCTATGGAAAAGAAAAGATTCTTACCATTATGAAAGATAGCAGGGTAGGAGCATACGGCGCTGTCGGAATTATTTTACTGTTTGCGCTGAAATTCTTCAGTATCCAGGCTCTGGCAAATATCAATTTACTCAACACCTTAGGCGTTGTCATTCTGGCGCATGCCGCGAGCAGATTTATTTCGGGGACAATGATCTACACTCATCAGTATGTGACTGATATTGATGTAAGTAAATCAAAACCTTTGGCCAATAAGCCTTTAGACAAAACAGCACTTTTTATAAGCTTTATCAGTGTTGCGGTTTCTTTTCTGCTGATACCGGACTGGAGGCTGATCTTTGCTTTTGTTCTGGCATATTCCGGAAAGATCTGCATGGGGTGGTATTTTAAAAAGCATATCGGAGGGTATACAGGAGATTGCCTTGGATCTGTACAGCAGGTGAGCGAAGTATTGTTTTACCTTGGAACCATTATCGTATGGAAATTCATCTGA